The Chloroflexus aggregans DSM 9485 genome segment AGTAAATCGTAGATCTGATCAGGTGTCAAATCGGCCATACGGCCCTCCTTTACCCATTAACGCCCCGGCAAGGCCGGCATTTTGGCCACCAGCCAGATTGATGCCGGTGCTCCCATTGACCGACAGGCAATCTGCTCGACGGCAAACTCATACCCGGTTTGCCAGTGCAATGCCTCTTGCAAGATTCCGCACTGGATGTAACCGATCGGTTCATCCGCTTGCTTACCGGCTGACATCGAACACGTGTAGTCGATGTATGCCCACGCCTCACCACGATCCTCAATCGCCAGGCGCCGGTCTTGGGTCACTGCCTGACTAAGCCGACGTAAACCGGCTTGCATCGCCGATAAGCCGAGTTTGACCTGGGTAGCGAACGGCAAGACTTTCGAGGCGATTAACGCCGCAGTTCCGAACAACGCACTCTGCTGCTCGATAGCCAATCGAGCGGTCTGGCGTCCAATCCGTAGTGCCATACTCCTTGCCGAACGGCCAAAGAAGTTGAGTAGACCGGCGTTGAGCGAGGCGTAATGGTAAAAGGTGAGGCCACTCGTCGCCTTCAGATGTTCGGGCGGATAGTTACCGATGAGCTGGCTAAGACCGGCTTGGCGCAAGACCACGGCTAACCCGTTGCGCCCGATCACTTCTTCCGCCGCCAGTAAGGCCCAACGCATATACGCATCGACCAACAGCATATCGGCAACCGGATCGTGGTCGGGGCGGTCGCGGATCTCCATGCTCTCCTCCTCTGCGCGCCCTCAGTATGTGGATACGCATAGGATACCACAAACCGGTAAGCAGATTTGATTGCTACTCAAATAAACGCAAACAGTGCAAAAAATAACGAGGACGACGCCTGGCGTCGTCCTCATGACAAGATCGTAATCGTCGTGTTCCTACTGACCTTTAACCTCTGTCCATAGATCGTCGAAAACCGTCGTACCTTCGTTACGCACAATCCACTCTAGCCGCTTATACATCTCTTCATTTGGCGCAAAACCTTGTGCGTAGAGCGTGCGCAACTCCTCCGACAGCAACTCGAGGGCATCCTTGTTTGGCGATAGATAACCGATGTATTCGGTATTCTGGGCCGCGATCTCCGGACGCAGGAGGTAGTTGATGAACACGTGCGCAGTGTAGGCATGTGGTGAGTCTTTCAAGATGACAAAATTGTCCATCCAAATAGTGCCACCCTCTTTCGGTATGATAAAGGCAATATTCGGATTACCGCTAAACTCTTCACCCAACCCATTGCGGGCTTGAATGGCTGTGCCACTCCACGCATGCGCCAGTACATATTCTTCACTGGCGAGTTTGCGGTTGACATCCGAGCTGTTGTATGCTGCTAAGTACTGCTTTTGAGCCAGTAAAATCTCCTTCACCCGCGCTAATGCTGTCGGATCGGTCGAATTGAGTGATTGACCAATGTAACGCAGTACTGCACCCGGTGTCTCCCGCGCATCGTCAAGCATGCTGAATTTACCGGCAAATGCAGCAACTTGATCTGGTTCAAGGATGGCTGCCCAACTATCAATTCCATTGGGAAAGAACTTCGTGTTGTATGCAATGCCGGTCAGACCGTACATGTACGGGAGCGAATAGACATTCCCCTTATCGAAATACTGATCGAGCAAGTTTGGATCAAGATGAACGATGTTGGGGACGAGCGACTTATCAATCGGCAGCGCCATTCCTTCGGCAATCATGATCTGCACGGCGTAATCCGATGGCACGACGAGATCGTAGCCCGAATTACCGGCACGGATCTTTGCCAACATGTCTTCGTTACTATCGTAGGTGTCGATGATCACCTTCACGCCGTACTCAGCCTCGAATTGATCGAGGATGGCAGGGTCAATATAATCTGACCAATTGTAGAAGTAGAGTTCCTTTGCCAGCTTGCTGCGATCCACACCATCGGTGGTGGTTGTGGTGTCACCACCGCTCGCCCCGTACTCATTACCCGGCCCAGTTGCGGTACTGCCACCGCCACAGGCTGTTAGCGCCAGCAACAGCGCTACGAGCATTACACGGATCATCTGCATAATTTTCCTCCCTTCCTACCGTAAACCTATCTCAGCGCCGTCGCTGTAATAGTTGCGAGAGCGCAACCAGTGTCATCGACAAGAGAAGCATTAGCGTTGAAATGGCGTTTATTTCAGGGGTTACTGCTCGGCGCACACGATTGTATACTTCGACCGGTAGTAAAGAGGTGCCGGGACCGGACAAAAACAGTGAAATGATGAAATCATCGAGCGAAAGGGTAAACGCGAGCAATGCCCCACCGACAATACCGGGTAAGATCAGTGGAAAGGTGATCCGCCAGAAGATATTCCAGCTATTTGCACCGAGATCGGCAGCGGCTTCTTCAAGACGGCGGTCGAAGTTTTTCAGACTGGTGCGAACAACGACGACCACGAACGAGATGCTGAACGCAATATGACCGATAGTAACGGTGGTAAGATTACGGCGTAGTGTCTCACCGGTCAGCCATTTGATCGCATCGAACACAATTGCCGAAAAGGCGAGCAGAGCTACCGCCATTACGATTTCAGGCACAACGATTGGGAGATAGATCAGTCCTTCCATCGCATTACGCCCGCGAAAGCGATAGCGCTCCATCGCTATCGCCAGAAGCGTGCCGATAACCGTTGACACAAGGGTAGAGACACTCGCCACCACGAGCGTATTCCAGGCCGCCCCCATCATACGGGGGTTATTGAAGAGGCGGATGTACCAATCGAGAGTAAACCCGGTCCAACGCACCCCAAACTCGTCGCGCGTAAACGAGAAGAGCACGAGAATGGCGATCGGTGCGTAGAGAAACAGGTACACGAGTACCGAAAAGAGAGCTAATCCCAACCCGCTCCACGTCAACTGCCCGGCAACAAAGACCTTGCGGCTCCGCGTTGCCGTTGTCGTAGCAGGCGCTGTTTTGATCATCGCTCTTCCTCCGTCGTTACGCGGAAGTACATCATGATCAGCACCAGCAAGACTAACATCATCAGTACCGCCAGCGCTGAACCAAGTGGCCAGTTGATCGGATTCGCGCGCAAGAAGAAGCGTTGAATCAGGTTGCCGAGATAGTCGACTTTCGCCCCTCCTAATAGTTCGGAGACGACAAACTGGCCCAGCGTCGGAATGAACACCAACACTGAACCGGCCACGACTCCCGGCATTGTCATCGGTAACATCACGCGGAGAAACGCTTGTACCCTATTCGCGCCTAGATCGGCCGCTGCTTCCATTAACGTGAAGTCGAACCGATCAATGGCTGCATACAGCGGCAGGACCATAAACGGTAACTCACCATAAATCAGACCGATCAACGTAGCCCCTTCCGTATTGAGGAGAGGCAGCCGGCCTACCCCGATCAGTTCGAGTATACTATTAATAATGCCGTTGTTCGATAGAATGATCTGCCAGGCGTAAATGCGCACCAAAAAGTTTGTCCAAAACGGGATCAAGATCAGCATTAACAGCGGCATGCGCCACTGTTGTGGGCTACGGGCAATGAAGACGGCAAGCGGATAGCCGATCAGGAGACAGATCACCGTTGTCAGCACACTCGTCCAGATCGAACGCCAATAAGCGTTGATGTACAAACTCTGGGTGAAGATGGTAATGTAGTTGTCGAGCGTTGGTTGGTAAACGACTCGCCCCAGCGCATCGTTGGTCATAAAGCTGTAGACAACGATGATCACCAACGGTAAGGCAAAAAAGAGCAACAGCCAAAGAAAACCGGGGCTGAGGAGCAATGCTAACCGCAGACGATCACGGCGCTGTTGTTGTTGTTGCAGTGTTGCCATTGACCCTCCTCAGTCACTGAGGACTAGCGCATTATCAGGTGGACAGACAATCACCGCTGCTTCACCGGGTTGCCAATACTCATTGCGGTCGAGGGTGGAGCGGGTATTCTGCTCCCATACGTCAATGGTGCGTCGGTCGTTAAGACGCACGGTGATGCGGGTATCGCTCCCGATGTAGTTGACCGTCAACACCGTTCCTGCTAAACCATCAGGTGGTAATTCGCCGTTAGGCGCTATGAGTCGGATCTTTTCGGGCCTGATGGAGTAGGTTACCGTTGTACCGTTACTCAGGGGGGTGATGGCTACACCGCGAAACCGTAATCCATCTGGTGTCTCGAGCACGGTATATGCACCGTCCCGCCCGATGACTACGCCATCGATAAAGTTCGTCTCACCAATAAAATCGGCGACAAAGCGGCAGTTGGGCCGTTCGTAGATTTCGGTTGGTGTTCCTACTTGTAAAATCTTCCCCTTATTCATGACCGCAATCCGATCAGACATGATCAAGGCCTCTTCTTGATCGTGGGTCACGAACACGAACGTAATCCCAACGCGGGCTTGGAGACTTTTCAATTCATACTGCATCTCTTTCCGCAGTTTTTGGTCGAGCGCACCGAGTGGCTCATCGAGCAAGAGCACTTCAGGATGGTTGACCAGCGCACGGGCTAACGCTACCCGCTGCTGTTGCCCGCCGGAGAGTTGCCGTGGCCGACGATGTTCAAGACCGCTGAGTCGCACCAATTCGAGCGCTTCCTTTACTCGTGCTGCAATCTCGGCCTTGGGCGTCTTTCGCATCTCAAGACCGAAGGCAATATTTTGGGCGACGGTTAGATGGGGAAAGAGAGCGTATGATTGAAAAACTGTGTTCACCGGGCGAAGATGAGGTGGGGTTAATCCCATCTCGCGCCCGTGGATCACAATGCTGCCGGAAGTTGGCAGTTCAAACCCTGCAATCATGCGCAGGGTTGATGTTTTGCCACATCCGCTTGGTCCTAACAACGAAAAGAACTCGCCGTCACGGATCTGTAGATTCACGTGATCGACCGCAACCACGTCTCCAAATCGCTTGACGACATCGCGGAGTTCAATTGCGATCGAGTCGCTCACCTGAACACACCTCCCAACTATGTTGATGAACAGTGATGAGTGACAAAGAGCGAGGTGTTATCTACAATTTTCACCTCGCTGCACAGTGCTGTCCCGCTATAACAAAGGTGTCGGCATCGTGGCCCGCTAGCATCACGCTGTGCGTTGGTATAGCAGTAGTATACCATAATCTATCGGCGTAATCTTGTGGTATGTCGCACAAACAATGTGATGTCGTCACCTTATTGCTACAACGTACCGGCCTCGTGTCGCACCGGGATCTCACCGATCACCGTTTGCAAACACTGTGTGTCATTCGCCGATCTAAAGGGGTTTGTAGATGTTACCGGCGTACCAAAACTATAACAAGGATGTAATGTTCGTTGAGGTGTGGTGGCGCAATCGAGTGAGGTGAGCGGCATCGGCATGTAACGAGAAACAGTCCCGCAGTGAGCAGGTCTGTTTCACTCGCTTAGTATGGCCGGTATGAAATGGTAGCGCCGCCATGAATGTGTATCTCAATCTCCGATAACCATTCATCCCTGCCGGCTCTCTGTGCTCAGAGCCGGCAAGGATGCTATCACCATCTGGTGAATAAGGTCAGATCACATGCGCGAAAGGTCACGTTCCCTGTCAGTCTGGTCCGTCCGTACCTTGCAAGGCATAAGCGACCTGCTCTCGGCAATGTCATCGTTGACCCGACTACACACCTCACCGGATCAACCACAATTCCTCTTGTGGCGGACCGATCCACTCGCAACCGTCCGGTGTCACCAGAATCTCTTCTTCGAGTGAAATATAGCCGTAGCGTGTGCGCACACCAAGCTCGAGCGTCAAGATCATCCCTGCATCAATGGTGCCATACGGCTTATCACCGTAGCGCTCCCAGCGTGGGTAGAAGCCCACACCGCCGTCATGCACAGCTCGTCCAACCTGATGACCGAGGGCGTGAGGGTATTCCGGGTAGCCGGCAGCCGTAATCGTTTGGCGCGCAATAGCATCGATCTCCCAACCAATAACACCAGGTCGGATGGCTGCTGCCGCCGCTCGAATGGATGCCTTCACCGCATTGAATGCATGCTGGGCTTCCGCCGGTGGTTCGTCCTCACCGGGGCGTAAGCAATACCAGACCCGCTGATGGTCTGAGCAGTAGCCGTCGAGCTGCACGCCAAAATCCATGTGGAAGACTTCACCGGGGCGCACGATTTCGTCGGATGGACCGGTATGACCCCACGGCGAATTGGGACCGGCGTTCAGACCAGGGCAGTGAGTGGGATCCCACGCTGTAGTCGCACCGGCAGCCGCAGTTTGCGCATGCACAAAGGCGGCTACCTCACGTTCACTCACCCCAGGGCGCAGAAAATCACCTACCGCGGTAAAAATGCGCATGCTCAACTCGGCGGCGGCTCGCATCCGCGCTACCTCTTGGGGCGTTTTACGGCTGCGCAGCGCCGCCACAAAATGCTCCGCCGAAACGAGACGGTCACGGTACGGTGTACCGTCAAGGTAATCGCATAGGTTAAGGTACATACCGTAGGTCAATCCGTCGGCACTGACATCACTTCGGCTAATATTGATCCCGATCCGTTTTGGGTCGAGACGTTGTAACAATCTGACCAGCTCAGGGCCAATACTCTGCGTGTATGGCTGCACTTCATCGAATAGGCCGGTACGGCGCACCGCGTCATCATCGCCCAGACCGGTCAGGGCAAAGGCGTGCCCATCACGTGTCACGGCAATGGCCGTCGGCCACGTCAAGGAAAAATGACCAAGCAGCTTTAACGCCGGGTCGGTGTGTTCTGATGTTTCCCGGACGAGGATCAACCAGAGGTCAAGGTCGTGTGCGGCGAGCAAGTCGCCGGCTTGGTGCAGTTTTTCGCGAAAGAGATCCATTGCGGTGCTCCGTATCGATGTTCTGATGAATCAACGCTGGATGACGGTTATCGCCACAA includes the following:
- a CDS encoding polyamine ABC transporter substrate-binding protein, coding for MQMIRVMLVALLLALTACGGGSTATGPGNEYGASGGDTTTTTDGVDRSKLAKELYFYNWSDYIDPAILDQFEAEYGVKVIIDTYDSNEDMLAKIRAGNSGYDLVVPSDYAVQIMIAEGMALPIDKSLVPNIVHLDPNLLDQYFDKGNVYSLPYMYGLTGIAYNTKFFPNGIDSWAAILEPDQVAAFAGKFSMLDDARETPGAVLRYIGQSLNSTDPTALARVKEILLAQKQYLAAYNSSDVNRKLASEEYVLAHAWSGTAIQARNGLGEEFSGNPNIAFIIPKEGGTIWMDNFVILKDSPHAYTAHVFINYLLRPEIAAQNTEYIGYLSPNKDALELLSEELRTLYAQGFAPNEEMYKRLEWIVRNEGTTVFDDLWTEVKGQ
- a CDS encoding ABC transporter permease, which gives rise to MIKTAPATTTATRSRKVFVAGQLTWSGLGLALFSVLVYLFLYAPIAILVLFSFTRDEFGVRWTGFTLDWYIRLFNNPRMMGAAWNTLVVASVSTLVSTVIGTLLAIAMERYRFRGRNAMEGLIYLPIVVPEIVMAVALLAFSAIVFDAIKWLTGETLRRNLTTVTIGHIAFSISFVVVVVRTSLKNFDRRLEEAAADLGANSWNIFWRITFPLILPGIVGGALLAFTLSLDDFIISLFLSGPGTSLLPVEVYNRVRRAVTPEINAISTLMLLLSMTLVALSQLLQRRR
- a CDS encoding 4-vinyl reductase — its product is MEIRDRPDHDPVADMLLVDAYMRWALLAAEEVIGRNGLAVVLRQAGLSQLIGNYPPEHLKATSGLTFYHYASLNAGLLNFFGRSARSMALRIGRQTARLAIEQQSALFGTAALIASKVLPFATQVKLGLSAMQAGLRRLSQAVTQDRRLAIEDRGEAWAYIDYTCSMSAGKQADEPIGYIQCGILQEALHWQTGYEFAVEQIACRSMGAPASIWLVAKMPALPGR
- a CDS encoding ABC transporter ATP-binding protein — its product is MSDSIAIELRDVVKRFGDVVAVDHVNLQIRDGEFFSLLGPSGCGKTSTLRMIAGFELPTSGSIVIHGREMGLTPPHLRPVNTVFQSYALFPHLTVAQNIAFGLEMRKTPKAEIAARVKEALELVRLSGLEHRRPRQLSGGQQQRVALARALVNHPEVLLLDEPLGALDQKLRKEMQYELKSLQARVGITFVFVTHDQEEALIMSDRIAVMNKGKILQVGTPTEIYERPNCRFVADFIGETNFIDGVVIGRDGAYTVLETPDGLRFRGVAITPLSNGTTVTYSIRPEKIRLIAPNGELPPDGLAGTVLTVNYIGSDTRITVRLNDRRTIDVWEQNTRSTLDRNEYWQPGEAAVIVCPPDNALVLSD
- a CDS encoding M24 family metallopeptidase, with translation MDLFREKLHQAGDLLAAHDLDLWLILVRETSEHTDPALKLLGHFSLTWPTAIAVTRDGHAFALTGLGDDDAVRRTGLFDEVQPYTQSIGPELVRLLQRLDPKRIGINISRSDVSADGLTYGMYLNLCDYLDGTPYRDRLVSAEHFVAALRSRKTPQEVARMRAAAELSMRIFTAVGDFLRPGVSEREVAAFVHAQTAAAGATTAWDPTHCPGLNAGPNSPWGHTGPSDEIVRPGEVFHMDFGVQLDGYCSDHQRVWYCLRPGEDEPPAEAQHAFNAVKASIRAAAAAIRPGVIGWEIDAIARQTITAAGYPEYPHALGHQVGRAVHDGGVGFYPRWERYGDKPYGTIDAGMILTLELGVRTRYGYISLEEEILVTPDGCEWIGPPQEELWLIR
- a CDS encoding ABC transporter permease → MATLQQQQQRRDRLRLALLLSPGFLWLLLFFALPLVIIVVYSFMTNDALGRVVYQPTLDNYITIFTQSLYINAYWRSIWTSVLTTVICLLIGYPLAVFIARSPQQWRMPLLMLILIPFWTNFLVRIYAWQIILSNNGIINSILELIGVGRLPLLNTEGATLIGLIYGELPFMVLPLYAAIDRFDFTLMEAAADLGANRVQAFLRVMLPMTMPGVVAGSVLVFIPTLGQFVVSELLGGAKVDYLGNLIQRFFLRANPINWPLGSALAVLMMLVLLVLIMMYFRVTTEEER